Proteins found in one Vallitalea guaymasensis genomic segment:
- a CDS encoding ribosomal maturation YjgA family protein, translated as MKRKYYLLTFLILLITEFFIAIYIHDMFIRPYIGDVLIVILMYTFIRGIHQKKIKFLPIYLLLVAIVVEIAQYFNLAENFEDNILMSTIIGRTFDIKDIYCYLVGTVIILMWEKIEIYKVISNA; from the coding sequence ATGAAGAGAAAATATTATTTATTAACTTTTTTGATTCTATTAATAACAGAATTTTTTATTGCTATATATATACATGATATGTTTATTAGACCATATATTGGAGATGTTTTAATAGTTATTTTAATGTATACCTTTATAAGAGGTATACATCAAAAGAAGATAAAGTTTTTACCTATATATCTTTTGCTTGTTGCAATAGTTGTAGAAATAGCTCAATATTTTAACCTAGCAGAAAATTTTGAAGATAACATCTTAATGTCAACTATTATTGGAAGAACATTTGATATAAAAGACATTTATTGCTACTTAGTAGGAACTGTTATCATTCTTATGTGGGAAAAAATAGAAATATATAAGGTTATTAGCAACGCTTAG
- a CDS encoding phosphoglucomutase/phosphomannomutase family protein: protein MVHFGTGGWRAIIGDEFIKSNIVKVGQAISNIIKDECINKSIVIGFDRRFISDISAKWLAEVFAGNGIKVYFIDKIAPTPMVMYSVKTLDLDYGVAVTASHNPAEYNGIKIFTKGGRDATVEVTNVIEETANKIEDYRVRAIAFEKGLETGMIQKINPLNEYVDTILNKLDLKAIRNKNLKILLDPMFGVSKTALQLILVTARCEVDVIHDRHDTMFGGRLPSPSAVTLKRLREMVVDKKYDLGIGTDGDADRLGIIDENGNFIHPNKIMSLLYYYLLKYKGWKGPVVRNVATTHLLDEIAKKYGEDCYEVPVGFKHVSSKMEETDAVIGGESSGGLTIRGHIKGKDGVFAAGLLVEMISVTGKRLARMLDELDNEFGKFEMVEFDCKFANEDKEKLVDILYRQKKLPEFNYEIEKVSYLDGVKVYFKNGGWIIARFSGTEPLIRIFGEMDDEGKANEIVDDMVEFLGVNDR, encoded by the coding sequence ATGGTTCACTTTGGAACTGGCGGCTGGAGAGCTATTATTGGAGATGAATTCATTAAAAGCAATATAGTAAAAGTAGGGCAGGCTATATCTAATATCATAAAGGATGAGTGTATAAATAAAAGTATTGTAATAGGCTTTGATAGAAGATTCATATCTGATATATCAGCCAAGTGGCTTGCAGAAGTTTTTGCTGGAAATGGTATCAAAGTATACTTTATAGATAAAATAGCACCTACACCTATGGTTATGTACAGTGTGAAAACTCTAGACTTAGATTATGGTGTGGCAGTAACAGCTAGTCATAATCCTGCAGAATATAATGGAATAAAGATATTTACAAAAGGCGGCAGGGACGCCACAGTAGAAGTAACTAACGTAATTGAAGAAACAGCTAATAAAATTGAGGATTACAGGGTTAGAGCTATTGCTTTTGAAAAAGGATTGGAAACTGGAATGATACAAAAGATTAATCCACTTAATGAATACGTAGATACCATACTAAACAAATTAGATCTGAAAGCTATAAGAAATAAGAATCTAAAGATTTTATTAGACCCTATGTTCGGGGTATCTAAGACAGCATTACAGCTTATATTAGTTACAGCACGTTGTGAAGTGGATGTAATACATGATAGACATGATACCATGTTCGGAGGCAGATTACCTTCACCAAGTGCCGTCACATTAAAAAGATTACGAGAAATGGTAGTAGATAAAAAATATGATTTGGGTATAGGAACTGATGGGGATGCAGATAGATTAGGTATTATAGATGAAAATGGGAATTTTATACATCCGAATAAGATAATGTCATTATTATATTATTATTTATTGAAATACAAAGGCTGGAAAGGTCCAGTTGTCAGGAATGTTGCTACGACACATCTATTAGATGAAATAGCAAAAAAATACGGTGAAGATTGTTATGAGGTACCAGTGGGATTCAAACATGTTAGTTCCAAGATGGAAGAAACAGACGCTGTAATCGGTGGTGAGAGCAGTGGTGGCTTAACAATAAGAGGACATATAAAAGGAAAAGACGGTGTATTTGCAGCAGGTTTACTTGTAGAAATGATAAGCGTGACAGGTAAAAGGTTAGCCAGAATGTTAGATGAGCTTGACAATGAGTTTGGTAAATTTGAGATGGTTGAATTTGACTGCAAATTCGCTAACGAAGACAAAGAGAAGTTAGTGGATATATTATATAGACAAAAAAAGCTTCCAGAGTTTAATTATGAGATAGAGAAAGTAAGCTATCTAGATGGAGTAAAAGTATATTTCAAAAATGGTGGTTGGATAATTGCCAGATTTTCAGGAACAGAACCATTGATACGTATATTCGGAGAAATGGATGATGAAGGAAAAGCTAATGAAATAGTGGATGATATGGTGGAGTTTTTGGGAGTTAATGATAGATAA
- a CDS encoding glycoside hydrolase family 3 protein — MINVDKILAEMTLKEKIAQMYLQYYQGYDDLPENLKELNRKNLLGGVIFFSGNNVRDIDQLHNMTKKIQSYAKENKYNLPFLLTIDQEGGQLTAIFNGTTIFPGNMSMGFANDENLAYLQGKHVGKELKYAGINICYAPVLDVDYDVKNGVPVVDNRRFSTEPQVVADMGSSFIKGLEDEGILACGKHFPGMRITKVDTHFQVDRSPYDKERLKNVEILPFRKAIEKGVSCIMTHHGIFEALDHEYPASLSKKILTYLREDLGFQGLIVSDDLIMKAVLNEYGEKESIKLAINAGIDLIISTCASEWFVDYVYDCVINGEIEQSKIEESVKRILEYKKKANVGEIPDKKEYDSNYGKELSAKIAAKGLILYKGNQEELPIRIDKKDKIGIILGNPARLVMSDATNLYDISLKDIIKKKGYHRNIKEAIMPWHPTDEEIISLADVGIISDVLIFTTVNAYRFDRQIEVLKEFRKFCPTKKVISIATRSPMDAKILAEYSDYVIITGGLTPSILEGVSNAIFGKEKFEYNKAKEFFCR; from the coding sequence TTGATTAATGTAGACAAGATACTTGCTGAAATGACTCTAAAAGAAAAGATTGCACAGATGTATTTACAGTACTACCAAGGTTATGATGATTTACCAGAAAATCTGAAAGAGCTTAACAGGAAAAATCTACTTGGGGGAGTAATATTCTTTTCAGGAAACAATGTTAGAGATATAGACCAGTTACATAATATGACCAAGAAGATTCAATCTTATGCTAAAGAAAACAAATATAACTTACCATTTTTATTAACTATAGACCAAGAAGGCGGACAATTAACAGCAATCTTCAATGGTACTACAATTTTCCCTGGTAACATGAGCATGGGATTCGCCAATGATGAAAATTTAGCCTATCTACAAGGAAAACATGTAGGAAAAGAGTTGAAATATGCAGGAATAAATATATGCTATGCTCCTGTACTTGACGTTGATTATGATGTGAAAAATGGTGTTCCAGTAGTAGATAATAGAAGATTCTCTACAGAACCACAAGTTGTAGCTGATATGGGTTCATCATTCATAAAAGGACTTGAAGATGAAGGAATTCTAGCTTGTGGCAAACATTTCCCAGGTATGAGAATCACTAAAGTGGATACTCACTTTCAAGTAGATAGAAGTCCATATGATAAAGAAAGATTGAAAAACGTAGAAATATTACCTTTTAGAAAAGCCATTGAAAAAGGTGTAAGTTGTATAATGACACATCATGGTATATTTGAAGCACTAGACCATGAATATCCAGCCTCATTATCTAAAAAAATATTAACATATCTGAGAGAAGATCTTGGGTTCCAGGGATTAATAGTTAGTGATGATTTGATAATGAAAGCTGTACTTAATGAATACGGTGAAAAAGAATCAATTAAACTAGCCATAAATGCTGGCATAGATTTAATTATATCAACATGTGCCAGTGAATGGTTTGTAGATTATGTTTATGATTGCGTCATCAATGGTGAAATAGAACAATCAAAAATAGAGGAATCTGTGAAAAGAATTCTTGAGTATAAGAAAAAAGCAAATGTAGGTGAAATACCAGATAAAAAAGAATACGACAGTAACTATGGAAAAGAACTATCAGCCAAGATAGCAGCAAAAGGATTAATACTATATAAGGGGAACCAAGAAGAACTGCCAATAAGGATAGATAAAAAAGATAAAATAGGCATAATATTAGGTAATCCAGCTAGACTTGTGATGTCAGATGCCACTAACCTATACGATATATCATTAAAGGATATCATCAAGAAAAAAGGTTATCACAGGAATATAAAAGAGGCAATAATGCCTTGGCATCCTACAGATGAAGAAATCATATCACTAGCCGATGTAGGAATCATATCCGATGTATTGATATTTACCACAGTCAATGCTTATCGTTTTGATAGACAGATTGAAGTATTAAAGGAATTTAGAAAATTTTGTCCGACCAAAAAGGTTATATCCATTGCTACTAGAAGTCCAATGGATGCAAAAATCTTAGCTGAATACTCAGATTATGTAATTATAACAGGCGGTTTGACTCCAAGTATCTTAGAAGGTGTTTCTAACGCAATATTTGGAAAAGAAAAGTTTGAATATAATAAGGCTAAGGAATTCTTTTGTAGGTAA
- a CDS encoding carbohydrate ABC transporter permease: MRGNKRSRNIIIVLFLLPALIFLVVFMFYPFIMNFINSFYKSDGFLESTFIGLDNYRRLLKDDTIKIAVKNTYEIMLYVCVFEVGIAIILACMVDSITKGQKFFRTVYFFPIVISATAIGMMFKLVYSYDVGLLNSIMEALGQERRNWITVKSAVKMVSIPIVWQYIGFYFIIILTAIKQIPKELYESAHLDGINGFTKTIYITLPLIRNVIITCLILAINGVLKVFDMVLVITEGGPLNKSQILGLYMYKKAFADNTFGYAATISVLIVVLGLLTIFIVNKIFKKDTITY, from the coding sequence ATGAGAGGTAACAAGAGGAGTAGAAATATAATAATAGTATTATTTTTATTACCTGCATTAATATTTTTAGTTGTATTCATGTTTTACCCATTCATCATGAACTTTATAAACAGCTTCTACAAATCAGATGGATTCCTAGAATCTACGTTCATCGGGTTAGACAACTATAGAAGATTATTAAAAGATGACACTATAAAAATAGCTGTTAAAAATACTTATGAAATCATGTTATATGTATGTGTATTTGAAGTTGGAATAGCTATCATTTTAGCTTGTATGGTGGATAGTATAACAAAAGGGCAAAAATTCTTTAGGACAGTTTACTTTTTCCCAATTGTAATATCTGCTACAGCAATAGGTATGATGTTTAAATTAGTCTATTCATATGATGTAGGATTACTTAATTCCATAATGGAAGCATTAGGACAAGAAAGAAGAAATTGGATTACAGTAAAATCGGCAGTTAAGATGGTTTCCATTCCAATAGTATGGCAGTACATAGGATTTTATTTCATAATTATTCTTACAGCAATCAAACAGATTCCAAAAGAACTATATGAATCGGCACATTTAGATGGTATAAATGGGTTTACAAAAACCATTTATATTACATTACCTCTTATCAGGAATGTAATTATTACGTGTCTTATTCTTGCCATAAACGGAGTTCTAAAAGTATTTGACATGGTTCTTGTAATCACTGAAGGAGGTCCATTAAATAAATCACAGATATTAGGTTTATACATGTATAAGAAAGCTTTTGCAGATAATACTTTCGGATATGCTGCAACTATATCAGTACTAATCGTAGTTTTAGGATTATTGACTATTTTTATAGTTAATAAGATATTTAAAAAAGATACAATAACATATTAG
- a CDS encoding response regulator transcription factor: protein MYKILLIDDEEIIIEGLKKLVPWEEIECEVVGVAEDGEEGLELAHELKPDIIISDIQMPKLSGLEMIKRIKEKSKDTKFIILTGYREFEYAREAVTLGVTQFLLKPTNLEDIKNAILEAINILDDERTKVKDIENLRKKLYKFNALSDVEEDENDNEDDKVRFLTGQAIKYIKENFSSKLDLQTVADHLYISSWYLCKILKKEVGNSFIELLNEVRIQEAKNLLTTTNYKVYEITEMVGYSDTPYFSKTFKKHVGITPNQYRNKKWDNKQKG, encoded by the coding sequence ATGTATAAAATATTACTTATCGACGATGAAGAAATAATAATTGAAGGATTAAAAAAACTTGTTCCATGGGAAGAAATTGAATGTGAAGTTGTTGGCGTAGCAGAAGATGGTGAAGAGGGACTGGAATTAGCCCATGAGCTGAAACCGGATATTATAATATCTGATATCCAAATGCCGAAACTATCTGGGCTGGAAATGATTAAGAGAATAAAAGAAAAGAGCAAAGATACAAAATTTATTATATTAACTGGATATAGGGAGTTCGAGTATGCAAGAGAAGCAGTAACTCTAGGAGTTACTCAATTCCTGTTGAAACCAACTAACCTAGAAGATATAAAAAATGCAATATTGGAGGCAATCAATATTTTAGATGATGAAAGAACAAAAGTAAAAGATATTGAGAACCTTAGAAAAAAACTTTATAAATTTAATGCCTTAAGTGATGTTGAAGAAGATGAAAATGATAACGAAGATGATAAAGTCAGATTCCTAACAGGACAGGCTATAAAATATATCAAAGAAAATTTTAGTAGTAAACTGGATCTCCAAACAGTAGCAGATCATCTATACATAAGTTCTTGGTATCTATGTAAAATATTAAAAAAAGAAGTTGGTAACAGCTTCATAGAATTATTGAATGAAGTTAGGATACAAGAAGCTAAAAATCTATTGACAACAACTAATTATAAGGTCTATGAAATAACTGAGATGGTAGGATATTCAGATACCCCATACTTTTCTAAGACCTTTAAAAAACATGTTGGAATAACTCCAAATCAATATCGGAATAAGAAGTGGGATAATAAACAAAAAGGATGA
- a CDS encoding GH36-type glycosyl hydrolase domain-containing protein, with protein sequence MKDITRIVKDFSNEYHNIKDSKSGYTINKMPGNTYFIDDSNILVMPRDDGECRYPYGQKGFNFWAYSSGYMHCNEGLFSPFIRASEGAEPKIAFFAGIKDDERYRVIPLLSVPVIEEAEHLGVERYTIFTKGATYYITEYDNILFAVRVFVDENNQVYFTITAHNENEDKREIFISSYLNPFLKNAIVENSTDRWFRQVTYIDVKDVNKLGSFVVETYEELDRSSMKANYGVINRYLKLDENSELIKSEITTSRYKYVGGTRKSLHTPSALYNGTFGEHQPICTFTETAIAGDLMRLKLKDNARIDLTLGYCFSDDKKNKLLKEYTTCNNIDNLLQEIEQEEKDRQSRLDLTFGREINESQVKPYVLNSFFEHLKKQVEFCSVIKGYIQLSSFSLIGIRDVFQAIEGLLYWQPEVARDKMLEALNFIAPNGRCPRQYSLPKREGEPPAMDLRPFIDQGVWVISTISSYLKFTGDFEFLDEICGYYDIIDDKIHSVQKSHKQSTVLQHLFDIMDYLLVNRDHENTKCVCALYGDWNDALDGLGVSKDKSKEYGTGVSVMATLQVYQNLNEMIELLELLDANKYQDIIKQYKQARLEIEQGLKEHAVISKDNMKKIVHGWGDEKSYYVGSFNDPDGVERDGLTSNAFWAISGLYDQDTSIESTIIRAFARLDSKYGLKTFEPHFERGVKGVGRIPNLPAGTAENGAPYIHASMFGIMALFKMGCSELAWEQLNKSMPITHDKISCSPYIMPNSYGYNEEKCIDGESMHDWQTGSSNVLLKIFLKYIFGFQPEYKGIWIQPCKNIPFKSFDFSIMMGETEVIIKYENKGYDKREFYIDENRKQGTYDSIMKLDKLWLDKSLLVKDKIIVRVTD encoded by the coding sequence ATGAAAGATATTACTAGGATCGTTAAAGATTTTTCAAATGAATATCATAATATAAAAGATAGTAAATCAGGATATACCATCAATAAAATGCCTGGTAATACGTATTTTATTGATGATAGTAATATACTGGTTATGCCTAGAGATGATGGAGAATGCAGATATCCATACGGGCAGAAAGGTTTTAATTTCTGGGCTTATTCTTCTGGATACATGCATTGTAATGAGGGATTATTCTCACCATTCATCAGGGCATCCGAGGGTGCAGAACCTAAAATAGCTTTTTTTGCAGGTATTAAAGATGATGAGAGATACAGAGTCATACCTTTATTATCAGTACCAGTCATTGAGGAAGCTGAACATTTAGGGGTAGAAAGATATACAATATTCACTAAGGGCGCAACATATTACATAACAGAATATGACAATATACTATTTGCAGTCAGAGTTTTCGTTGACGAGAATAATCAAGTATATTTTACTATAACAGCCCATAACGAAAATGAAGATAAAAGAGAAATTTTTATTTCATCTTATCTAAATCCATTTTTGAAGAATGCTATTGTTGAAAACTCTACTGATAGATGGTTCAGACAGGTTACATATATAGATGTAAAAGACGTAAATAAATTAGGAAGTTTCGTTGTAGAGACTTACGAAGAACTGGACAGATCATCTATGAAGGCTAATTACGGTGTTATAAATAGATATCTTAAGCTGGATGAGAATTCAGAACTCATAAAATCTGAAATAACAACTTCCAGGTATAAGTATGTTGGTGGTACAAGAAAAAGTCTTCATACACCATCTGCACTATATAATGGTACTTTTGGTGAACATCAGCCTATCTGTACTTTTACAGAAACAGCTATAGCTGGGGATTTGATGAGATTAAAATTGAAAGATAATGCTAGAATAGATTTAACTCTAGGTTATTGTTTTTCTGATGATAAAAAGAATAAGTTATTAAAGGAATATACAACTTGTAATAATATAGATAATCTGTTACAGGAAATTGAACAAGAAGAAAAGGATAGACAATCAAGACTTGATTTAACATTTGGGAGAGAAATTAATGAATCTCAAGTTAAACCTTATGTACTGAATTCATTTTTTGAACATCTAAAAAAACAAGTTGAATTTTGTTCAGTTATCAAGGGATATATTCAATTATCAAGCTTTTCCCTAATAGGTATAAGAGATGTATTCCAAGCTATTGAAGGTTTATTATATTGGCAGCCTGAGGTTGCTAGAGATAAAATGCTGGAGGCACTTAATTTCATTGCACCTAATGGAAGATGCCCAAGACAATACTCTCTTCCTAAGAGAGAAGGAGAACCACCAGCAATGGATTTAAGACCTTTCATTGACCAAGGAGTTTGGGTTATAAGTACAATATCAAGTTATCTGAAATTCACAGGTGATTTTGAGTTCTTGGATGAAATATGTGGTTATTACGATATCATTGATGATAAAATCCATAGTGTACAAAAAAGCCATAAGCAAAGTACTGTATTACAACATTTATTTGATATCATGGATTACTTGTTGGTCAACAGGGATCATGAAAATACAAAATGCGTGTGTGCTCTATATGGTGATTGGAATGATGCACTTGATGGTCTAGGTGTAAGTAAAGATAAAAGTAAGGAATATGGAACAGGTGTATCAGTCATGGCAACCTTACAAGTTTATCAAAACCTTAACGAGATGATAGAGCTTCTAGAATTATTAGATGCGAATAAATATCAAGATATAATAAAACAATATAAACAGGCAAGATTAGAGATTGAGCAAGGATTAAAAGAACATGCTGTCATTTCTAAAGACAATATGAAAAAGATTGTTCATGGTTGGGGCGATGAAAAAAGCTATTATGTAGGCAGTTTCAATGACCCTGATGGTGTTGAGAGAGATGGACTTACCTCTAATGCTTTTTGGGCGATTTCTGGTTTGTATGACCAAGATACAAGTATAGAAAGTACCATTATTAGAGCTTTTGCAAGACTTGATTCCAAATATGGGTTAAAGACCTTTGAACCTCATTTTGAGAGAGGTGTTAAAGGAGTAGGTAGGATACCTAATCTCCCAGCAGGGACAGCGGAAAATGGTGCTCCATATATCCATGCTTCAATGTTCGGTATAATGGCACTATTTAAAATGGGATGCAGTGAGTTAGCATGGGAACAATTAAATAAATCTATGCCAATAACCCATGATAAGATTTCTTGCTCACCTTATATAATGCCTAATTCATATGGTTATAATGAAGAAAAATGCATTGACGGGGAATCAATGCATGATTGGCAGACAGGAAGCTCCAATGTACTGTTGAAGATATTTTTAAAATATATATTTGGATTTCAGCCTGAATATAAAGGGATATGGATTCAACCATGCAAGAATATACCTTTTAAAAGTTTTGATTTCAGTATTATGATGGGTGAAACTGAAGTAATAATAAAATATGAGAACAAGGGTTATGATAAGAGGGAATTTTACATAGATGAGAATAGAAAACAGGGGACTTATGACAGTATAATGAAACTAGATAAACTTTGGTTAGATAAATCTTTACTGGTTAAAGATAAAATTATTGTTAGGGTAACAGATTAA
- a CDS encoding carbohydrate ABC transporter permease, whose translation MSKKKVIGMKKKKFGIGTLLIYIFLSLFAITTIYPMIWVVQNAFKTSNDIMSSSFTMPTSLLWDNFKTAIVRMNIFKGYANSLIISGSVVLFAVFFGSLASFILARFEFKGRKIIKTLVIGSLLIPIFATILPVFRMLLSWKLIDTHRGVILPQIANNLPFTIMLLTSFMETIPKELEEAGVVEGANAWQVFSRIIMPITKPAIATTATFAFLWSYNDLFTSLIIIRSKAKFPINRLLTEISSQYGTDYGLLCAVIVLIIVPVLTVYMLAQNQIVEGMTAGAVKG comes from the coding sequence ATGAGCAAGAAGAAAGTTATAGGCATGAAGAAGAAAAAATTCGGCATTGGTACGCTCCTTATCTATATATTCTTATCTTTGTTTGCCATAACCACTATTTATCCCATGATATGGGTTGTGCAGAATGCTTTCAAAACTTCAAATGATATAATGAGCAGCTCATTCACAATGCCAACAAGTCTGTTATGGGATAACTTCAAGACAGCTATTGTAAGAATGAATATTTTCAAAGGATATGCAAATAGCTTGATAATCTCGGGTTCAGTTGTTTTATTTGCAGTATTTTTTGGTTCATTGGCATCGTTTATTCTGGCAAGATTTGAATTCAAGGGACGTAAAATTATAAAAACATTAGTTATCGGAAGCTTATTGATACCTATATTCGCTACTATTTTACCAGTTTTTAGAATGTTATTAAGCTGGAAACTCATTGATACTCATAGAGGAGTTATTTTACCACAGATCGCTAACAATCTGCCTTTTACCATTATGCTGTTAACAAGTTTTATGGAAACTATTCCTAAGGAACTTGAAGAAGCAGGGGTAGTAGAAGGAGCTAACGCTTGGCAGGTATTCTCAAGAATTATTATGCCAATCACAAAACCAGCTATAGCAACTACAGCAACATTTGCTTTTCTATGGTCTTATAATGATTTGTTTACTTCATTGATTATAATAAGGTCAAAAGCTAAATTCCCTATAAATAGATTATTAACAGAGATAAGTAGTCAGTATGGTACGGATTACGGGTTACTATGTGCGGTAATAGTACTTATTATAGTTCCAGTATTAACAGTTTATATGTTAGCTCAAAATCAGATTGTGGAAGGTATGACAGCAGGTGCAGTCAAAGGTTAA
- a CDS encoding ABC transporter substrate-binding protein, which produces MKASSKVMALLISISLLCVLVVGCGEKKPTDSNQTTVEDNNKDQDNNDNKEAKKVELRIATMFGGTDPSTETFEQSLKDFMELHPNIKIKNESMTSVGDEYRTKVKTDFSSGNEADITFFYTGADVKGIINSKKVMPYDEIWKDFPEVGKDITDGIKNSIREADGNVYALPLTGFYEGLFVNKALFDKYGLDLPTNWEKFQKAVEVFKENDIVPFAGPIAQSHYMIEHFVLSQAGAEGHMDVLENGAPEDWVKAFNNIKDLYEKKAFAKDSLVMDIEMAQNLFKQEKSAMILEGSWFIGGCEDELKDKMAIIPMPAASDKMDPTSIIAGFSTGYYVSRSSYEDKNKQQAVIDLVSYLTSADRIKAIAGANGGSPSANVQVEGLHPLYIEGHKMVANAKTLNMPIDSRLSPEAFNVIVKDGIPFIVEGQKTPEEVLQAVKETNER; this is translated from the coding sequence ATGAAAGCAAGTTCTAAAGTTATGGCGTTATTAATTTCAATTTCATTATTATGTGTACTAGTTGTAGGTTGCGGTGAGAAGAAACCAACTGACTCAAATCAAACAACAGTAGAGGATAACAACAAAGACCAAGATAATAATGATAATAAAGAAGCAAAAAAAGTAGAATTAAGAATTGCAACTATGTTCGGTGGAACTGACCCATCAACAGAAACATTTGAACAATCTCTAAAAGATTTTATGGAATTACATCCAAACATAAAAATCAAAAACGAGTCAATGACATCTGTTGGAGATGAATATAGAACAAAAGTAAAAACAGATTTTTCATCAGGTAATGAAGCAGATATTACTTTCTTCTATACTGGTGCAGATGTAAAAGGAATCATCAATAGTAAAAAAGTTATGCCATATGATGAGATATGGAAAGATTTCCCTGAAGTAGGTAAAGACATTACTGATGGAATTAAAAATTCCATTCGTGAAGCAGATGGAAATGTATATGCATTACCTCTAACAGGGTTCTATGAAGGACTTTTTGTAAACAAAGCATTATTTGATAAATACGGACTAGACTTACCAACAAACTGGGAGAAATTCCAAAAAGCTGTTGAAGTATTCAAAGAAAATGACATAGTTCCATTTGCTGGTCCAATAGCTCAATCACATTATATGATAGAACATTTTGTATTATCACAAGCTGGTGCTGAAGGTCATATGGACGTATTAGAAAATGGTGCTCCTGAGGATTGGGTAAAAGCATTCAATAATATCAAGGACTTGTATGAAAAAAAAGCTTTTGCAAAAGATTCATTAGTAATGGACATTGAAATGGCTCAGAACTTGTTTAAACAAGAAAAATCTGCAATGATTCTTGAAGGTTCATGGTTCATAGGAGGCTGTGAGGACGAATTAAAAGATAAAATGGCTATAATTCCAATGCCAGCCGCTAGTGATAAGATGGATCCAACATCTATTATTGCTGGATTCTCAACTGGATATTATGTAAGCAGAAGTTCTTATGAAGATAAAAACAAACAACAAGCAGTTATTGATCTAGTATCTTACTTGACTTCAGCTGATAGAATTAAAGCAATTGCCGGTGCAAATGGTGGTTCACCATCAGCTAACGTACAAGTAGAAGGTTTACATCCATTATACATAGAAGGTCACAAGATGGTAGCTAATGCAAAAACATTAAATATGCCTATTGATTCTAGACTATCACCAGAAGCATTCAATGTAATTGTAAAAGATGGTATACCTTTCATAGTTGAAGGACAAAAGACTCCTGAAGAAGTATTACAAGCTGTAAAAGAAACTAACGAAAGATAA